From Daucus carota subsp. sativus chromosome 6, DH1 v3.0, whole genome shotgun sequence:
GTAATAGTGCTTATACATCTTTCGCAGACTtaattagatattttattatcacATCAATATGCAAGCTTCAGAATAAAACAGGCTGATTATTGTGTCCTAcactatttttttattctttcttaTTCGTTACATACTAGTTCTATCCAATGTCACATAGGTCGAGGTTCGACTCGAAACGGGGGACAATGAAATGGCTGGTATGATGGGTACAACGGCCCGTTTGGTACGatgttttttttggaaaaaataatatatatatattataccttACTCTGTAATTAGATAGGTTTAGTATTCAGATATGATATagagttttaataataattttacacatttattttacttttttgggTTACTTTAATAAAAGCTATTTGACGNNNNNNNNNNNNNNNNNNNNNNNNNNNNNNNNNNNNNNNNNNNNNNNNNNNNNNNNNNNNNNNNNNNNNNNNNNNNNNNNNNNNNNNNNNNNNNNNNNNNGAGAGgaggggagggggagggagaagagagagagagagagaggagggagagGAAGAGAGAGTGGGAGGACGAGAGAGAAAGGGAGAGAGGAAAGAGAGGGAGGTAAGGGGGGAGAGGAGAAGGAGGAGAgcggagggagagagagagagagagagagagagagagagcagagagagagagagagagagatagagagagagagagagagagagagagacgcgagagaagagagagagagagagacgaggagagagagcgagaggagagagcgagagagagagaggagagagagagagagaagagatagagagagaggcgaggtgagagagaggagagagagagagagagagagaggagagacgAGCGAGGAGGaggggaagagagagagagcgagagagagagatgagagagagagagagagagagagagagagagagagaggagagagagcgagagagagagagagagagaggagagagagagcgagagagagagagagagagaggagagagagagagagagaggcctTTTTATGTGGGGGTGGAAATCATGCTGCAATTTAGGATAGTTTGGGCTACCTGGGTATTGAAGTTGAAGATGGTGGGCAGTATTGAGGTGATGACTCGCAATTCGCACTCGAATGGGACTATTAGTAGCTACAATGGCTTGGAAGAAAAGCTTGATGAATTTCGACGAGTTCTAGGTAAGGCTGATGGTGATCTGCTGAAATTGTTGGTGTTGGAGCAGGTGCATGGGGCAGTGTCTTTGCAGCTTTGCTCCAAGATAGTTATGGTCAATTCCGGGATAAGGTACAAATCAGAATATGGAGGAGGCCCGGAAGAGCTGTTGATAGAGCTACTGCAGAAATTTGTTTGAAGTTATCAATTCGAGGGAGGATGTGTTGAGGAGGTTGATTAGGCGCTGCGCTTATTTGAAGTATGTGGAAGCAAGATTGGGGGATCGGACACTGTATGCAGATGAAATTTTGAAGGACGGATTCTGCCTGAACATGATTGATACACCTCTTTGTCCCTTAAAAGTTGTGACTAACTTGCAGGAGGCAGTTTGGGATGCTGACATTGTGGTCAATGGCTTGCCTTCAACTGAAACACGCGAGATTTTTGAAGAGATTAGCAAGTACTGGAAAGAAAGGATCAGCTCACCTGTTATCATCTCCTTGTCAAAGGGTATAGAGGCTGCCTTGGACCCTGTTCCCCATATAATTACTCCCACACAAATGATTAATGGGCAAGtaagtcttcttcttttttaattatttacttgGTTCTTATTCTCCAGTTTTCTATCAAGATACCTGCAGTCATCTACATACTTCTTCAAGATTTGGAAACTCTGGCACTGACTTACTTCAAGTTTAACTAATTTTTGCCACAAATTGCATATAATCCTTTTCTTTTATACTTTACATAAAAATACTATGTAGTAATGAACTGCAATTGCGTGTTAACCCCAAAATCCATCTTCCACTACTTTGTCTATTTTGATCGAAGTGTTGaaaatcttttacaattaactAATTAAGGAAATTAGAGTTTTGGTATAAGAAACTTTTACTGTGATTCATATCCCCCTCTTCTGTATTATTATGAGAAAGTTAAGTTGTTTCACTAAAATTGTATTTTGCCAGCTGGAGTACCATTAGAGAACATTCTTTATCTCGGTGGACCAAATATTGCAGCAGAAATTTATAACAAGGAGTATGCTAATGCTCGGATTTGTGGGGCTGGAAAGTGGAGAAAAGCAGTTGCAAAGTTTTTAAGGCAGCCACATTTCATTGTATGGGACAACAGCGACCTTGTCACTCATGAAGTTATGGGAGGCTTGAAGAATGTCTATGCAATAGGAGCTGGCAAGTTTAAATAATTAAGCTGTATAAATGCATATAACACAACACCTTGCACcacattattcaaaaaaaaaaaaaactttttagcAAGGAAAATTTAACTGCAAATGAACATCTTTTACCTCAAACTTGAGTCTTATAGTTGATCTATTTTTCAGGAATGGTGGCAGCTTTGACCAAGGAAAGTGCTACCAGTAAATCAGTATATTTTGCTCATTGTACATCAGAGATGATTTTTATCACTCATCTGTTGACAGAAGAACCTGAGAAGCTTGCTGGCCCTTTGCTTGCTGATACTTACGTGACATTGCTAAAAGGTCGTAATGCATGGTATGGACAGATGATAGCTAAAGGGGAGCTGAGTCTTGATATGGGAGATAGCATCACAGGAAAGGGGATGATTCAGGTACTAACAAAGTACAGTATTTTGTTTGATCAAAATTTGCAGTATGCGATCTCCAATATATTTATAGCTCTAGAGCAGTATCAATTTCCTTAAAAGTTCCATTAAAAACCTATGGCCAACATTGAGAATCATAAGAGGATCACTTCAAGCCCTCCACTTAAGAGCAAAAGATTCATCAAGTCATTTGGATATAACTCTAccttgttaatatttttctttctagGGAGTATCAGCTGTAGAAGCATTCTATGAACTTCTGAGTCAGTTCAGTTTAAGCGTGCAACATCCTGAAGAAAACAAGCCTGTTGCTCCAGTCGAACTATGCCCCATCTTGAAGACGTTGTATAAAATACTTATAAAGAGGTGGAGCTTCATCgtttttcatatttgtttacATTGTTCAAGTACATACTACCAAATTTCTTctagttatttatttaattatgatttcAGGGAACAACAGCCTTGTGGTATTCTTCAAGCCCTGAGAGACGAAACAATGAATGATCCTCGAGACCGCATTGAGATTGCTCAAAGCCATGCATTCTACAGGCCATCACTTCTTGGGCAGGTTGAAGGCAAAACCATCACTGCAAAGAACAACTGACAGAATCAACCAGTCATCATTCTTCTGCAACGAGATATATTATTCACTTATGCTGCAATAAATAGATTTTCTGCAATGATCGAAAAATATATGGTTGTGAACCTTCTAGACTCAAATCAAAGTTAAGGTTGTGTACATGGGGAGGGGATATTTGTGCAGTGGCATTCATATTTCATGGCCTTTAGAACATATGGATTTGGTGTAGTAGTATATAATTGTGCCATTCAAATTCaatgtatgatttttttttacttcagTTTTTCTATGGTTTTGCCGAGCTCTGAACACATGGGCTTCTTTACTTTTTCATCTTATATAATGTAGTATTTATTCCAATAATTCTCGAATACAAGAGAATTGAATCCAGGACACCACTGACACATTAAACCTTTATACTCGCCCTATTTTGATCCTTAAAAATGTGAACCTAATTAAATAATGTGCATCAGATGATAATTATATTCTCGGATGGAGGTTCGGTAATGCTTTctaatgttttatattttttttaaaatatttttaatatttttccttctattcaaaagtaaaaaatttgaaaaataagttattgaactaaattttataaaatttaagataCGTATATAATGAAAAAAATCATACAAAATAAGTGAGAAGGAGTATTACAGAAgactataaaaataaatcaagaagTTGCCGGTAAAACTTTACTATTTGGGTTTGATTGCATACATAGCGGACAGCCATTCTTACATTCATCCATCAAGGCCACACATTAATTCAACAAAACTTGAGTGCATGATTAATTCCATTTACCCCTTACAACAACGCAAAATTAAACAAACCCATGCCCTCATTAAATCTTCAATGAAACTTACCTCGACATATTTATCACAATCCTGcaaattttacaagaaaaaatggCACCAAATACAGGAAATGCAGCAAAGAAACAAGCCCTTTTCATATCATCCTTGATCGTGTTATGGTACTCATCGAATATCGGCGTTCTTCTCCTGAACAAATTTTTGTTGTCGAATTATGGATTTCGATTTCCGATATTCTTGACAATGTGTCACATGACAGCTTGTGCTGTCCTGAGTTATTTGTCCATCGTGTTCTTGAAAATCGTGCCGTTTCAGAGGATCAAATCTAAGTCTCAGTTTTTAAGGATCGCTACGCTGAGCGTTGTTTTCTGTGCCTCTGTTGTTGGGGGGAATATATCACTTAGGTATCTGCCTGTGTCGTTTAATCAGGCTGTCGGCGCCACCACGCCTTTTTTTACAGCCATGTTTGCTTATTTTATGACCTTCAAGAGGGAAGCTTGGGTTACTTATGTTGCTCTTATACCAGTTGTTGCTGGTGTTGTCATTGCAAGCGGGGTATGTTTTTCTCGGATTCAAAATTATGTGATTTAATCATCGGATTTTCTAGCGAGTTACCATAGACACATACTGACAACGACTTTTTAGTTAAATCTCTAATTCCATTAATAACAAAAATCGTCACCAAGACCTATGGGCATACACCAGAAAGAGTGAAGACCCTTTAGTTATTTACATTTCCAACATGGCTGTGGGCTCGCGCATATTCATCACACATGACCTTTATTTATGAATGATAGATACTTCAAAGCTGTAAATTCAATAAACGTTCATGTATCTTATCTTCTGTTGTCTTCTGACAGCCCAGTGTCTCTAGTTACGATAAATTAATTATGAACAAATGCATATTAATGTTTCGATCGGTTGCTATCAGGGGGAGCCAAGCTTTCACTTGTATGGATTCATCATGTGCATCAGTGCAACTGCTGCCAGGGCCTTTAAGTCTGTTCTTCAGGGAATTTTGCTTTCTTCAGAAGGGTAATTTCTTATGCTTACATGTATGATATCGCCATCAACACATGCATATCTTCTAGTATAAAGTTGTATAAAGCTAGTACCCCGTCCATAAGACTCCTGCGTCAACAAAGTCCCCTCGTAGACAGCCTTACcaactatttatatgaattcCCTGTGCAAAAGAAAGTCTTTTTAAACCCCTATTGTAAGAAAATATAGTAAAAATGAAGTTAATAATGCAGAAGCACAGGAGGAAACTTTCAATAATTCATTTGACAATCAATCTCCATAGCAATATCTAATTATAAGTTCATATTAACTTGTCCGCAACTTAACATTAATTGTGACACAGCCTGTTTTATTTCAATCATTATTTCAGGGAGAAGCTGAACTCAATGAATTTGATGCTTTATATGGCCCCAATTGCTGTTGTAGTTTTGTTGCCTGCAGCACTTTTCATGGAACCAGATGTGGTAGAAGTCACAGTAACACTTGGATTAAAACATACATTTATGTGGCTGCTTCTTTTTCTCAATTCAGTAATGGCTTATTCAGCCAACTTAACCAACTTCTTGGTGACCAAGCATACGAGTGCTCTAACACTCCAGGTATTATCCCTCTCACACACTAGCAATTTAATCACACTGCACGATCCACTGTAAAATTTAAGCTTGCATGTGATGTGTTCGTTTGAGTCCATCTCGGCTGAATGCCTGAATGTGTGAGTTGTCAGGTACTGGGCAATGCAAAAGGCGCAGTAGCTGTTGTTATCTCTATACTGTTGTTCCGAAATCCTGTCACCTTTCAGGGAATAGCTGGTTATTCAATGACTGTTATGGGAGTGGTTGCTTATGGAGAAGCTAAAAGAAGATACAAATAATCCTCAGTCCATGCACCGGCATTCTTCTGTACAAACATATTTTCCTTGCCCTAATATAGTAGGCTTTAGTGAGTTAGATTCTGGTTCTGGTGCTTCCAGATATCTTTGGGACAAGACAATTAGTTTCATGTGATGTCCTGTATATTATACCAAAGTCTTGCATCCAGTTGTAGGAGCTAATCTTGTAATATTCAACTTCTCTTTCACTCTGCACAGATCAAATGggctttattattttatacctACATTCACCTATACCACTGATTTTTACCTGTATAATGACTtatttcaagaaaataaaaatcttttaaacACGTTTCTTATTTGCATAAATAAATAGTTATTTTCAGGAAAAAACACATACTTATGTAATTTTCTCTAGAAATTAATcacttattttgaaaaatagaatAAGTCAGACGAAC
This genomic window contains:
- the LOC135147332 gene encoding UDP-URONIC ACID TRANSPORTER 1, whose translation is MAPNTGNAAKKQALFISSLIVLWYSSNIGVLLLNKFLLSNYGFRFPIFLTMCHMTACAVLSYLSIVFLKIVPFQRIKSKSQFLRIATLSVVFCASVVGGNISLRYLPVSFNQAVGATTPFFTAMFAYFMTFKREAWVTYVALIPVVAGVVIASGGEPSFHLYGFIMCISATAARAFKSVLQGILLSSEGEKLNSMNLMLYMAPIAVVVLLPAALFMEPDVVEVTVTLGLKHTFMWLLLFLNSVMAYSANLTNFLVTKHTSALTLQVLGNAKGAVAVVISILLFRNPVTFQGIAGYSMTVMGVVAYGEAKRRYK